The Manihot esculenta cultivar AM560-2 chromosome 1, M.esculenta_v8, whole genome shotgun sequence genome has a window encoding:
- the LOC110622296 gene encoding transcription factor MYC2: protein MVEIASPSSSSSFMSFCQDSSPPLQQRLQFILQSRPEWWVYAIFWQVSKDATGHLVLSWGDGHFRGTKEFAAKACNKQNQPKFGFNLERKMINKESQILFSDDIDLDRLADLDVIDYEWFYTVSVTRSFTVEDGILGRTFGSGAFIWLTGNHELQMHECERVKEARIHGLQTLACISTPYGVIELGSSTTIDKDWSLVQLCKSLFGGDTACFVSKEPSLESHLHIPNTSFLDISMFSASQKETSVEKQNEGDKKKDATGQGRSSSDSARSDSDGNFAAGNTDRFKKRGRKQLDGKDLPLNHVEAERQRRERLNHRFYALRSVVPNVSKMDKASLLADAVTYIKELKAKVDELESKLQAASKKSKITNATDNQSTDSMVNHIRSSSIYKAKAMELEVKIVGSEAMIRFLTPDVNYPAARLMDVLREVEFKIYHASMSSIKEMVLQDVVARVPDGLTNEEVVRSAILQRMQN, encoded by the coding sequence ATGGTGGAGATAGCGTCCCCATCGTCTTCATCCTCCTTTATGTCGTTTTGTCAAGACTCCTCTCCCCCACTCCAACAACGCCTCCAGTTCATCCTCCAAAGTCGCCCTGAATGGTGGGTCTACGCCATCTTCTGGCAGGTTTCCAAGGATGCCACTGGCCATCTTGTTTTATCGTGGGGTGATGGTCATTTCAGAGGAACAAAAGAATTTGCAGCCAAAGCTTGCAACAAGCAGAACCAACCCAAATTCGGCTTCAATCTTGAAAGAAAGATGATTAACAAAGAGTCCCAAATTCTCTTCAGTGATGATATTGATTTGGACAGATTGGCAGACTTGGATGTTATTGACTATGAATGGTTTTATACGGTGTCAGTAACACGATCATTCACTGTTGAGGATGGAATTCTTGGCAGGACATTTGGCTCCGGGGCTTTTATTTGGTTGACGGGCAACCATGAGTTACAGATGCACGAGTGTGAGAGAGTTAAAGAGGCTCGTATACATGGGTTACAGACACTGGCCTGTATTTCAACCCCTTATGGAGTTATTGAATTGGGTTCCTCGACTACGATCGATAAAGATTGGAGCCTAGTGCAACTCTGCAAATCGCTCTTCGGTGGAGACACAGCCTGTTTCGTCTCAAAGGAGCCAAGCCTTGAGTCTCACCTTCATATTCCTAATACTTCTTTCCTTGATATTAGCATGTTCTCAGCTTCTCAAAAAGAAACCTCTGTGGAAAAGCAAAATGAAGGCGACAAAAAGAAAGATGCCACTGGTCAAGGTCGCTCATCATCCGACTCGGCACGTTCTGATTCTGATGGAAATTTTGCTGCTGGAAATACTGATCGGTtcaagaaaagaggaagaaagCAACTAGACGGCAAGGATTTGCCTCTGAACCATGTTGAAGCGGAGAGGCAGCGCAGAGAGAGGCTGAATCATCGATTCTATGCACTCCGGTCTGTAGTTCCTAATGTGTCAAAGATGGATAAAGCATCTCTACTAGCAGATGCAGTTACTTACATCAAGGAGCTCAAGGCCAAAGTTGATGAGTTAGAGTCCAAACTACAAGCAGCATCCAAGAAATCCAAGATTACCAACGCCACTGACAATCAAAGCACCGACTCGATGGTCAATCACATCAGATCTTCTTCAATATACAAAGCCAAGGCAATGGAACTGGAGGTGAAAATCGTAGGATCAGAAGCCATGATAAGATTCTTGACTCCAGATGTTAATTACCCAGCAGCAAGATTGATGGATGTGCTTCGAGAAGTGGAGTTCAAGATTTATCACGCAAGCATGTCAAGCATTAAGGAGATGGTGCTTCAAGATGTTGTGGCTAGAGTTCCTGATGGACTCACAAATGAAGAAGTGGTGAGAAGTGCTATTCTCCAAAGAATGCAGAACTAA